A genomic window from Bicyclus anynana chromosome 11, ilBicAnyn1.1, whole genome shotgun sequence includes:
- the LOC128198497 gene encoding uncharacterized protein LOC128198497 — protein sequence MHSVIVEPIILNFENYSSFIKLKRSFAYVLRFLNNIRYPSAKMTGNLSHAELDKSFTRLAILSQQSSFAQEYTNISKKLPISTKSKLAALSPFFDEDKLIRVGGRLDAAACGYDQKHPIILDGRHHLTKLLFRFEHSRLMHSGPQALLYSIRETVWPLGGRLLARRTVRDCVVCTRHRGRTMTPVMGNLPKQRVTPAFPFHTIGIDFGGPYSMLNRKGRGAKTSKCYLCIFICFRYKCVHLEVVSDLSKNGLISALNRMISRRGRPAEIFSDNGRNLVAAAREITNFLKNNPVLSDFAADEQIKFSFIPAYAPHFGGLWEAGIKSAKYHIKRYMGNSNFTFEELCTLFSQVEAILNSRPLYPLSSSPNDFLPLSPGHFLIGRPLTALPSPPIADLSSSSLDRYKRLEKVRQQFWSRWQKEYISELQQRTKWRTSHDKLSEGDLVLLQEDNVAPLNWRLGRVTALHPGPDGITRVADIRTARGVVRRALTRICPLFPSVS from the coding sequence ATGCACTCTGTTATCGTCGaaccaattattttaaattttgaaaattattctaGCTTTATTAAGTTAAAACGTAGTTTCGCATATGTATTAagatttctaaataatattagatatCCTAGCGCTAAAATGACAGGCAATTTATCACATGCAGAATTAGATAAATCGTTTACAAGGCTCGCTATTTTAAGTCAACAGAGTTCATTTGCACAAGAATATACTAACATTTCTAAGAAATTACCCATCAGCACCAAGAGTAAACTCGCAGCCCTAAGTCCATTTTTCGATGAAGATAAATTAATACGAGTAGGCGGTCGACTCGACGCAGCAGCGTGCGGGTACGACCAGAAACACCCGATCATTCTAGATGGCAGGCatcatttaacaaaattattgtttcGTTTCGAACATAGTCGGCTGATGCACTCGGGTCCTCAGGCCTTGTTGTATTCTATTAGAGAAACAGTATGGCCACTGGGGGGAAGGTTACTAGCGCGGCGCACGGTGCGCGATTGCGTAGTTTGCACTCGCCACCGCGGGCGAACGATGACGCCCGTGATGGGAAACCTACCTAAACAACGTGTAACGCCTGCTTTCCCGTTTCATACTATAGGAATCGACTTCGGGGGACCATATTCAATGTTAAATAGAAAGGGTCGCGGTGCTAAAACTTCCAAGtgctatttatgtatttttatatgttttcgCTATAAATGTGTACACTTGGAAGTAGTTAGCGATTTATCAAAAAATGGCCTAATTTCGGCCCTCAATAGAATGATTTCTAGGCGTGGAAGACCGGCGGAGATTTTCTCTGATAACGGCCGGAATCTAGTCGCAGCTGCTAGGGAAATCACTAACTTCTTAAAAAATAATCCCGTCTTATCAGATTTCGCAGCAGATGagcaaataaaattttcatttatacctgCTTATGCACCTCACTTCGGCGGATTATGGGAGGCGGGAATCAAGTCTGCCAAATATCATATCAAAAGATATATGGGGAACAGCAACTTTACATTTGAAGAATTATGTACGCTTTTTTCACAAGTGGAGGCTATACTGAATAGTCGCCCCCTGTATCCCTTGTCTTCCTCTCCTAACGACTTTCTCCCTCTTTCTCCAGGGCACTTTCTAATCGGTCGGCCTCTGACTGCGCTTCCGTCACCGCCCATCGCAGACCTGAGCTCCAGCAGTCTCGATCGTTACAAGAGGCTGGAGAAGGTGCGACAGCAATTTTGGAGTCGCTGGCAGAAGGAGTATATAAGCGAGCTGCAACAACGCACGAAGTGGCGTACTAGCCACGATAAGCTAAGTGAAGGTGATCTCGTCTTGCTTCAAGAAGACAACGTCGCGCCCCTAAACTGGCGTCTAGGCCGAGTCACCGCCCTGCACCCGGGGCCAGACGGGATCACTCGTGTTGCAGACATCCGCACCGCCCGTGGAGTAGTACGACGAGCTCTAACCCGCATTTGCCCCTTGTTCCCTTCAGTGTCTTAA